The proteins below come from a single Papaver somniferum cultivar HN1 chromosome 11, ASM357369v1, whole genome shotgun sequence genomic window:
- the LOC113322345 gene encoding uncharacterized protein LOC113322345, translated as MVNVELLRNEGVPETSISKYLILNPKVFTANRFVEILGKVKEMGFNHLEITFLKAVDMLTVMGEDGWRNKMDVFKRCGGWSEDQIQSAFRKDPKCFKASEKKIMPVMNFLVNEMDYDSSIVVENPVVFCCSLQDRIIPRCSVIKVLASRGLIKENISLTTLCAMVDECFLEKFVKKYEQEVPGLMKVFEHQLNYQELLKN; from the coding sequence ATGGTCAATGTAGAGCTTTTGAGAAATGAAGGTGTCCCTGAAACTAGTATTTCCAAGTATCTAATCCTAAATCCAAAAGTATTTACGGCCAATAGATTTGTGGAGATCCTAGGAAAGGTTAAGGAAATGGGTTTTAATCATTTAGAAATCACATTTCTTAAAGCTGTTGATATGCTGACAGTAATGGGCGAAGACGGTTGGAGAAACAAAATGGATGTTTTCAAGAGATGTGGGGGTTGGTCTGAGGATCAAATTCAATCAGCATTCAGGAAGGATCCTAAGTGTTTCAAGGCCTCTGAGAAGAAGATTATGCCGGTTATGAATTTCCTTGTGAATGAAATGGATTATGATTCATCGATTGTTGTTGAGAACCCAGTAGTTTTTTGTTGCAGCTTGCAGGATAGGATTATCCCAAGGTGTTCTGTTATCAAGGTTTTAGCCTCAAGGGGTTTGATTAAAGAAAACATATCTCTAACTACACTTTGTGCAATGGTAGATGAGTGTTTCTTGGAGAAATTTGTGAAAAAATATGAGCAAGAAGTTCCTGGACTAATGAAGGTATTCGAACATCAGTTGAATTACCAAGAGCTGCTAAAGAACTGA
- the LOC113323484 gene encoding 26S proteasome regulatory subunit 7 homolog A-like has protein sequence MADDDHDMVDDNKKNPPPLDEDDISIIKTYGLGPYSSIISATEKELKELSKNIDKSRGIKESDTGLAPPSQWDLKADEAMLHGEKPLLVARCTKIINPNTEDAQYMINLKQVSKYVVGLDEKCSPTDIEEGMRIGVDRVKYQINIPLPPRIDPTVTMMTVEEKPDVTYNDVGGCKDQIERMREVVELPMLHPEKFVKLGIDPPKGILCYGPPGTGKTLLARAVANRTDACFIRVIGSELVQKYIGEGARMVREIFQWARTKKACILFFDEVDAIGGARFDDGAGGDNEVQRSMLELINQLDGFDPRGNIKVLMATNRPDTLDPALLRPGRLDRKVEFGLPDLESRTQIFKMHTRSMNVERGIRFELLGRLTPNSTGADIRSVCTEAGMYAIRARRKTITEKDFLNAVEKVIKGYKKFSATAKYMAYN, from the exons ATGGCTGACGACGATCATGATATGGTTGACGACAACAAGAAAAACCCTCCTCCATTAGACGAAGATGATATATCGATCATCAAAACTTAT ggtttgggaccGTATTCTTCGATCATATCTGCAACTGAGAAAGAATTGAAGGAGTTGTCTAAGAATATTGACAAGTCACGTG GTATTAAGGAGTCTGATACTGGTTTGGCTCCACCAAGCCAGTGGGATCTTAAAGCTGATGAAGCAATGTTACATGGAGAAAAACCACTTTTG GTTGCAAGGTGCACAAAGATTATCAACCCGAATACTGAAGATGCGCAATACATGATTAATTTAAAGCAAGTTTCAA AGTATGTTGTTGGGCTGGATGAGAAATGCTCTCCAACTGATATTGAAGAAGGAATGCGCATTGG GGTTGACCGAGTTAAATATCAGATTAATATTCCATTACCACCAAGGATTGATCCAACTGTTACAATGATGACCGTAGAAGAAAAACCAGATGTTACTTACAATGATGTTGGTGGATGTAAAGACCAAATTGAAAGGATGCGAGAG GTTGTTGAGCTACCAATGCTTCACCCGGAGAAATTTGTGAAGCTTGGGATTGATCCTCCAAAGGGTATCCTCTGCTATGGTCCACCTGGTACTGGAAAAACACTACTTGCTAGAGCTGTGGCAAACCGAACTGATGCATGCTTCATTCGTGTTATTGGAAGTGAGCTTGTTCAGAAATACATTGGTGAGGGAGCTCGTATGGTTCGGGAGATATTTCAGTGGGCCCGTACAAAGAAGGCTTGTATCTTGTTTTTTGACGAAGTAGACGCCATTGGGGGTGCGCGTTTTGATGATGGTGCTGGAGGAGATAACGAAGTTCAACGTTCAATGCTTGAACTCATAAACCAGCTTGATGGATTCGATCCACGAGGAAACATTAAAGTACTCATGGCGACTAATAG GCCTGACACTTTGGACCCTGCTCTATTACGTCCTGGACGATTGGATCGTAAAGTTGAATTTGGTTTACCTGATCTGGAAAGCAGGACCCAGATTTTTAAGATGCACACTAGAAGCATGAATGTTGAAAGAGGTATTAGGTTTGAGCTCCTGGGTCGGCTTACCCCAAATTCCACTG GAGCGGACATAAGGAGTGTATGTACTGAGGCAGGAATGTATGCAATTAGGGCAAGGAGAAAGACCATTACTGAAAAAGATTTCCTAAATGCTGTTGAAAAGGTCATCAAGGGGTACAAGAAGTTTAGTGCCACTGCAAAGTATATGGCCTACAACTAA
- the LOC113322346 gene encoding uncharacterized protein LOC113322346 — MYRSLWCKLGVNPKRTAAIINGVSYSSSLTPATPKYFLFRIQDLNVFVISKSRVTSIFSSFSTDAASDGNLTTTSSSSFVVSYLINSCGLSENEAITASEKLNFKTTTKPDSVLTVLRTYGFTETHISKMISNYPSILSHKPDKTLKPKLDFFKSKGLCGIDLANFMSDDPKILMQSFDKGIIPSFDILKSIVHSDQNVIKMIRRNYWILSQTHVKRLMVNLELLRNEGVSESNISKYLIYRPRAFTGDVDGFKEIVEKVKDMGFDHLQGTFLRAIQTFTSLSEVNWRKKENVYKRWGWSEDHIQTAFRKFPYCMTVSEKKDHGGYEFPCERNGL, encoded by the coding sequence ATGTATCGATCTTTGTGGTGTAAATTGGGAGTTAATCCGAAGAGAACGGCTGCCATCATCAATGGAGTATCTTACTCTTCATCATTAACACCAGCAACACCTAAGTATTTTCTATTCAGAATACAAGATCTAAATGTTTTTGTAATTTCAAAATCTAGGGTTACTTCCATTTTCTCTTCGTTCTCTACTGATGCAGCTAGTGATGGTAATCTTACTACTACTTCTTCTTCCTCATTTGTTGTTTCCTATCTGATTAATTCATGTGGATTGTCTGAAAATGAAGCAATTACTGCTTCTGAAAAACTCAATTTCAAAACCACAACTAAACCCGATTCAGTCTTAACTGTACTTAGAACTTACGGATTTACTGAAACCCACATTTCTAAAATGATATCTAACTACCCATCCATCCTCTCACATAAACCAGATAAAACTCTTAAACCTAAATTAGATTTTTTCAAATCCAAAGGGCTTTGTGGTATTGATCTTGCCAACTTTATGTCAGATGACCCAAAGATCCTCATGCAGAGCTTTGATAAAGGAATTATACCTTCCTTTGATATCCTTAAGAGCATTGTTCATTCTGACCAAAATGTCATTAAAATGATAAGACGAAATTATTGGATTCTCAGTCAAACCCATGTTAAAAGGTTGATGGTCAACCTAGAGCTTCTGAGAAATGAAGGTGTATCTGAATCTAACATATCTAAGTATTTAATCTACCGACCAAGAGCATTTACTGGAGATGTGGATGGTTTTAAAGAGATTGTAGAGAAGGTTAAAGATATGGGTTTTGATCATTTACAAGGCACATTTCTCAGAGCTATACAAACATTCACATCATTGAGTGAAGTCAATTGGAGAAAAAAAGAGAATGTTTACAAGAGATGGGGTTGGTCTGAGGATCACATTCAAACAGCATTTAGGAAATTTCCTTATTGTATGACGGTCTCTGAAAAAAAAGATCATGGCGGTTATGAATTTCCTTGTGAACGAAATGGGTTATAA
- the LOC113323483 gene encoding uncharacterized protein LOC113323483, with protein sequence MFRYFLCKSGRNLKRATAIINGESSSSSSLAAKYFPFTFQNRNVFVISKSRVTSVSYSFSTTTSNGSINVTSAGSGSGSDSDSSFVVSYLIDSCGLSESEAITASKKLNFKTTSKPNSVVSLLKTYGFTESHISKLIPRYPSILSSNPHKTLKPKLDFFKSKGLYGFDLTNFISKEPLILARGFNNEIIPSFDILKSILHSDQNVIKMIKRNCRILSSNHVKRLMVNLELLRNQGVPEPHISICLIRQPTVFSGDVAKFRKIVEKTKEMGFHPLNTRFLVAIQGLASMSEANWREKKDVYKRWGWSEDHIQTAFKKHPQCMTVSEKKIMEVMNFLVNEMGYDPSNVAECPLILDCSLKWRIIPRCSIIKILVSRGLIKKHISLSTLTTMVDESFVEKFVKKYEEEVPGVMKIFQGQLNYQQLLQN encoded by the coding sequence ATGTTTCGATATTTTCTGTGTAAATCAGGGAGAAATCTGAAAAGGGCGACTGCCATCATCAATGgagaatcttcttcttcatcatcattagcAGCTAAGTATTTTCCCTTTACATTTCAAAATCGAAATGTTTTTGTAATTTCAAAATCTAGGGTTACTTCAGTCTCTTATTCCTTCTCTACTACTACTAGTAATGGAAGTATCAATGTTACTTCTGCCGGTTCTGGTTCTGGTTCTGATTCTGATTCTTCATTTGTGGTTTCTTATCTGATTGATTCATGTGGGTTATCTGAATCTGAAGCTATTACTGCTTCTAAGAAACTCAATTTCAAAACCACTTCTAAACCCAATTCAGTGGTATCCCTACTTAAGACTTACGGATTTACTGAATCCCACATCTCTAAATTAATCCCTAGATACCCATCCATCCTCTCATCTAATCctcataaaaccctaaaaccaaaatTAGATTTTTTTAAATCCAAAGGACTTTATGGATTTGATCTTACCAACTTCATATCTAAGGAACCTTTGATCTTGGCACGGGGTTTTAATAATGAAATAATCCCTTCTTTCGATATCCTTAAGAGCATTCTTCATTCTGACCAAAACGTCATTAAAATGATTAAACGTAATTGTAGGATTCTCAGTTCAAACCATGTTAAAAGATTGATGGTCAACCTAGAGCTTTTGAGAAATCAAGGTGTCCCTGAACCTCATATTTCTATCTGTCTAATCAGGCAACCTACAGTGTTTAGTGGAGATGTCGCTAAATTTAGAAAGATTGTTGAAAAGACTAAAGAAATGGGTTTTCATCCCTTAAATACTAGGTTTCTCGTAGCTATACAAGGACTTGCATCAATGTCCGAAGCCAattggagagaaaaaaaagatgTTTACAAGAGATGGGGTTGGTCTGAGGATCACATTCAAACAGCGTTTAAGAAACATCCTCAATGTATGACGGTCTCTGAAAAAAAGATTATGGAGGTTATGAATTTCCTTGTGAACGAAATGGGTTATGATCCATCAAATGTTGCTGAGTGTCCATTAATTCTTGATTGTAGCTTGAAGTGGAGGATTATTCCAAGGTGTTCTATTATCAAGATTTTAGTCTCAAGGGGTTTGATTAAAAAACACATTTCCCTGAGTACACTTACAACCATGGTAGATGAGTCTTTTGTGGAGAAATTTGTGAAAAAGTATGAGGAAGAAGTTCCTGGAGTAATGAAGATATTCCAAGGTCAGCTGAATTACCAACAGCTGCTTCAGAACTGA